The Verrucomicrobiia bacterium genome window below encodes:
- a CDS encoding tetratricopeptide repeat protein, translating to MANQIKYISVGLLLASSAFVGCGKSVNPSVASIKPPDPCAMALTPQVGDSKAAREIARLQQKARESVDPLPYLERVGWLFVGKARESFDPGYYKLAEQCAACMESKKPESLEAMLLRGHVLHSLHRFKDSEALARELVAKRGLAFDYGLLGDVLMEQGKLGEAVDAYQKMMDQKPTPQAYSRAAHMRWLTGDLEGAIQSMQMAVDASGSGDPESAAWFRVRLALYELQAGKFEKSSSLIEEAVALQPDYPPALLARGRLMLAQERTAEAVMPLTRAAQLNPLPEYHWVLLEVLRKAGRATNEAERVDEQLRQRGAADDPRTYALYLATAGQDTTTALRLAEDELDTRADVFTLDAVAWALQAAGQADKARGFSQKALAAGTQDARLFFHAAVIAQRTGDVAEAARWLAKANALQHMLLPSEREQLAALQRSEPILAALRTH from the coding sequence GTGGCGAACCAAATCAAATACATTTCTGTGGGACTCCTGCTGGCATCCTCGGCATTTGTCGGCTGCGGGAAGTCCGTCAATCCTTCCGTCGCTTCAATCAAACCGCCCGATCCCTGCGCCATGGCTTTGACGCCGCAAGTTGGCGACAGCAAGGCCGCTCGTGAAATTGCGCGGTTGCAACAGAAAGCGCGCGAATCCGTCGATCCTCTTCCCTACCTGGAACGAGTTGGCTGGCTTTTCGTCGGCAAGGCGCGTGAAAGCTTCGATCCCGGGTATTACAAACTGGCGGAACAATGCGCCGCTTGCATGGAAAGCAAGAAACCGGAGAGCCTCGAAGCGATGTTATTGCGCGGCCATGTGCTGCACAGTCTACATCGCTTCAAGGATTCGGAAGCGCTCGCGCGCGAACTTGTCGCCAAACGGGGCCTGGCTTTCGACTACGGTTTGCTCGGTGACGTGCTGATGGAACAGGGCAAACTCGGCGAAGCCGTCGACGCCTACCAGAAAATGATGGACCAGAAGCCGACGCCCCAGGCGTATAGCCGCGCCGCGCACATGCGGTGGCTCACGGGTGATCTCGAGGGCGCGATTCAATCGATGCAAATGGCCGTGGACGCGAGTGGCTCGGGTGATCCTGAGTCCGCCGCATGGTTCCGTGTTCGTTTGGCGCTGTACGAATTGCAGGCTGGTAAATTCGAAAAATCCTCCTCACTGATTGAAGAGGCTGTTGCCCTGCAGCCCGACTACCCGCCGGCGCTGCTGGCCCGGGGACGTCTCATGCTCGCTCAGGAAAGAACAGCGGAGGCCGTGATGCCTCTTACGCGAGCCGCCCAGCTAAATCCACTGCCCGAATATCATTGGGTCTTGCTGGAGGTGTTGCGAAAGGCGGGCCGCGCGACGAATGAAGCGGAACGTGTCGATGAGCAACTCAGGCAGCGGGGCGCTGCTGATGATCCGCGAACGTACGCGCTCTACCTCGCCACCGCCGGTCAGGATACGACAACGGCGCTGCGGCTCGCCGAAGACGAATTGGATACCCGCGCGGATGTCTTCACGCTCGACGCGGTTGCGTGGGCGCTGCAGGCCGCCGGTCAGGCTGACAAGGCCCGCGGGTTTAGTCAGAAAGCCCTGGCGGCAGGGACGCAGGATGCGCGGCTGTTTTTCCACGCCGCTGTAATCGCGCAGAGAACGGGTGATGTTGCCGAAGCGGCGCGCTGGCTCGCGAAGGCCAACGCGCTGCAACACATGTTGCTGCCGTCGGAGCGGGAACAGTTGGCGGCGTTGCAAAGAAGCGAACCAATTCTCGCGGCGCTACGTACTCACTGA
- a CDS encoding acyl-[ACP]--phospholipid O-acyltransferase, whose amino-acid sequence MTTNTPEQPWRRGFWSLIVTQFQGAFSDNALKTVVTFFGLSLALPPFWHKSLLPIATGVFSLPFILFSMAGGFLADRYSKRTVTIGVKIFEIAIMSFATAAFLLNNLWMGMTAIFLMGTHSAIFGPSKYGSLPELLPEKRLSWGNGILELGTFLAIILGAAAGGFLFDSFKSQLIWIGFILIILAVVGLVTSLGITRVPAAAPTQEFNGNFLGDLASQIQLMRQDRVLWLACLGNIYFSFVGQLVFQGVFDLGDRMHLAEKSTSLLVVALALGIGVGSFAAGYLSGGKIEYGLVPLGALGLTVFSFVLGRPNQTFHSLWPLLGALGFFGGFFIVPISALLQHRPSKEQRGAVLAASNLLSFVGIFAAAGVYWVLISQLNFTPHHVFIVTAIMTLIATAYVVWLLPDSLLRLFVWVFTHSVYRLRVEGRDNIPERGGALFVCNHVSFVDALLLIGSTDRMIRAIMFKDIYDHWLVKPFAKAMKAISISSQLRPREMIKSLREASEAIKNGEVVCIFAEGQITRIGQMLPFRRGFERIMKDVDAPIIPICLDHVWGSIFSYEKKRFLWKVPRYIPYPVTVSFGKPMPPTATPFEVRQRVQELNTEAWQHRKKLMMTVPCAFVRKARHHPRRFFMADARVPKLSFGAALTRTILLARRLRPVWAGQEMVGILMPPSVAGAIVNYAVLLMGKVPVNLNYTANDEVIASCARQCGLQTVVTSKEFLSKLKLTVPGKTILLEELADKPGFSEKLTAALMTWLLPFRLLERALGRERKGSLDDLATIIFSSGSTGDPKGVMLTHYNIVSNAEQMGQTFAFGGQDRVLGVLPFFHSFGFTGTLVVPAVLGVGVVYHVSPLDAKVIGALVRQYKVTFLLATPTFLQMYNRGCEPEDFGSLQFVMTGAEKLPDRVAQAFEDKFGIRPLEAYGLTECSPAVTVNTRDFRAAGFRQVGAKRGKIGHPLPAISVRIVDPDTFQPLPVGQPGLLLIRGPNVMKGYLGKPEKTAEVIRDGWYVTGDIATLDEDGFLMITDRLTRFSKIGGEMVPHIKIEEKLHELAGVTEQTFAVTSVPDEKKGERLVVLHTLGDSQLLPVLEKLVASDLPNLWKPRPDQFFHIDALPYLGTGKLDLRKVRELATGLTASSTHLP is encoded by the coding sequence GTGACCACGAACACCCCCGAACAACCCTGGCGGCGCGGTTTTTGGAGTTTGATCGTCACGCAGTTCCAGGGCGCGTTTAGCGACAACGCGCTGAAGACCGTGGTCACGTTTTTCGGGTTGAGCCTTGCGCTGCCGCCTTTCTGGCACAAATCGCTGCTGCCAATAGCGACCGGCGTATTCTCCCTGCCTTTCATCCTCTTTTCGATGGCGGGCGGTTTCCTCGCCGACCGTTACAGCAAACGTACGGTCACCATCGGCGTGAAAATTTTCGAGATCGCGATCATGTCCTTTGCGACCGCCGCCTTCCTCCTCAACAATCTCTGGATGGGGATGACCGCGATTTTCCTGATGGGCACGCACAGCGCCATCTTCGGGCCGTCGAAGTACGGTTCGCTGCCGGAACTTTTGCCTGAGAAACGATTGTCATGGGGCAATGGTATCCTCGAACTGGGCACCTTCCTCGCCATCATCCTCGGGGCGGCTGCGGGCGGGTTTCTTTTCGATTCATTCAAATCGCAGCTGATCTGGATCGGGTTCATCTTGATCATACTCGCGGTTGTCGGACTCGTTACGAGTTTGGGCATCACCCGTGTGCCCGCGGCGGCCCCAACGCAGGAGTTTAACGGGAATTTTCTCGGCGATCTGGCCTCGCAGATCCAACTCATGCGCCAAGATCGTGTGTTGTGGCTGGCCTGCCTCGGTAACATTTATTTCTCGTTTGTCGGCCAGCTCGTCTTTCAAGGCGTATTCGATCTCGGCGATCGCATGCATCTTGCGGAAAAAAGCACGAGCCTGCTCGTCGTCGCGCTCGCGCTCGGCATCGGCGTGGGCAGCTTCGCGGCAGGCTATTTGTCCGGAGGCAAGATCGAGTATGGCCTGGTGCCGCTCGGCGCGCTGGGCTTGACGGTCTTCAGCTTCGTGTTGGGTCGACCCAATCAAACGTTCCACTCCCTCTGGCCGTTGCTCGGCGCGCTCGGGTTCTTCGGCGGCTTTTTCATCGTGCCGATCTCCGCGCTGCTGCAGCACCGTCCCAGCAAGGAACAACGGGGAGCCGTGCTCGCCGCGAGCAATCTGCTCTCGTTCGTCGGCATCTTCGCCGCAGCGGGCGTGTACTGGGTGCTGATCTCGCAGCTTAACTTCACACCCCACCATGTATTCATCGTGACCGCGATCATGACGCTGATTGCCACCGCGTATGTGGTTTGGTTATTGCCCGATTCACTCTTGCGCCTGTTCGTGTGGGTATTCACTCATTCGGTCTATCGGCTGCGCGTCGAAGGGCGCGACAATATTCCCGAACGCGGCGGCGCGTTGTTCGTCTGCAATCACGTTTCCTTCGTCGACGCGCTGCTGCTGATCGGTTCCACCGACCGCATGATCCGCGCGATCATGTTCAAGGACATCTACGATCATTGGTTGGTTAAACCGTTCGCCAAGGCGATGAAGGCGATCTCCATCTCGTCGCAACTGCGCCCGCGCGAGATGATCAAGTCCCTCCGGGAAGCGAGTGAAGCCATCAAGAACGGCGAGGTCGTCTGCATCTTCGCTGAGGGACAAATCACCCGCATCGGACAAATGCTTCCCTTCCGCCGCGGTTTCGAACGCATCATGAAAGACGTGGATGCGCCAATCATCCCTATCTGTCTCGACCACGTCTGGGGCAGCATCTTCAGCTACGAGAAGAAACGCTTCCTCTGGAAAGTGCCCCGCTACATTCCATATCCCGTGACGGTCAGCTTCGGCAAACCGATGCCACCCACCGCGACCCCGTTCGAGGTGCGCCAACGCGTGCAGGAACTCAACACCGAGGCGTGGCAACATCGCAAGAAGCTGATGATGACTGTCCCGTGTGCTTTCGTGCGCAAAGCGCGCCACCATCCCCGCCGCTTCTTCATGGCCGACGCGCGTGTTCCAAAACTGTCCTTCGGTGCGGCGCTGACCCGCACGATCCTGCTCGCGCGACGCCTGCGCCCCGTGTGGGCGGGACAGGAAATGGTCGGCATCCTTATGCCGCCGTCCGTGGCCGGTGCGATCGTGAATTACGCCGTGTTGCTCATGGGCAAGGTGCCCGTGAACCTCAACTACACCGCCAACGACGAAGTCATCGCCTCCTGCGCTCGTCAATGTGGCCTGCAAACCGTCGTCACTTCCAAAGAATTCCTCAGCAAGCTCAAACTCACCGTACCCGGCAAAACCATCCTGTTGGAAGAACTCGCCGACAAACCAGGATTCAGCGAGAAGCTGACGGCTGCCCTAATGACGTGGCTCTTGCCGTTTCGTTTGTTGGAGCGCGCACTCGGTCGCGAAAGGAAGGGTTCGCTCGACGACCTGGCCACCATCATTTTCTCCAGCGGCAGCACCGGCGATCCGAAGGGCGTGATGCTCACGCACTACAACATCGTCTCCAACGCCGAGCAGATGGGGCAGACGTTCGCGTTTGGTGGACAGGATCGCGTGCTCGGCGTTCTGCCGTTCTTCCATTCGTTTGGATTCACCGGAACACTGGTCGTCCCCGCCGTTCTCGGGGTCGGCGTGGTGTACCACGTCAGCCCGCTCGACGCCAAGGTGATCGGCGCGCTGGTGAGGCAGTACAAAGTGACGTTCCTGCTCGCGACGCCGACCTTCTTGCAAATGTACAATCGCGGCTGCGAGCCGGAAGATTTCGGCAGCTTGCAATTCGTGATGACCGGCGCGGAGAAGCTGCCCGACCGCGTGGCGCAGGCCTTCGAGGACAAATTCGGTATTCGTCCGCTCGAAGCCTACGGCCTCACCGAATGTTCGCCGGCCGTGACCGTGAACACGCGCGACTTTCGCGCCGCCGGCTTCCGCCAGGTTGGCGCCAAGCGCGGCAAGATTGGCCATCCGCTGCCTGCCATTAGTGTGCGCATCGTCGACCCTGACACCTTCCAACCGTTGCCCGTCGGCCAACCCGGCCTCCTGCTAATCCGCGGGCCGAACGTCATGAAAGGCTATCTCGGCAAACCCGAGAAGACAGCAGAAGTCATCCGCGATGGCTGGTATGTCACCGGTGACATCGCCACGCTCGACGAAGACGGCTTTCTGATGATCACGGATCGCCTCACCCGATTCAGCAAAATCGGCGGCGAAATGGTCCCGCACATCAAAATCGAGGAGAAACTCCACGAACTCGCGGGCGTCACCGAACAAACATTCGCCGTCACCAGCGTGCCCGACGAAAAGAAAGGCGAACGCCTCGTCGTGCTGCACACTCTCGGCGACAGCCAGCTCCTACCCGTCCTCGAAAAACTCGTCGCCTCCGACCTCCCCAACCTTTGGAAGCCGCGCCCCGACCAATTCTTCCACATCGACGCCCTCCCCTACCTCGGCACCGGGAAGTTGGATCTACGTAAGGTGCGGGAATTGGCTACAGGTTTGACCGCTTCCTCGACGCATCTCCCATAA